In one window of Temnothorax longispinosus isolate EJ_2023e chromosome 11, Tlon_JGU_v1, whole genome shotgun sequence DNA:
- the LOC139822392 gene encoding uncharacterized protein gives MGKILDGIKTRTPEMATLGLSKVFILDKYFTSILSSGRPRRSCKGQADPEKRTPQCYYLGNSSTSPAADRKRTLSISRQPSRSSDPWAQRKPRYKLGEFKDRSLH, from the exons ATGGGGAAAATTCTGGACGGGATTAAGACTCGAACACCTGAAATGGCTACTCTCGGTCTCTCCAAAGTCTTCATATTGGACAAgtattttacaagtattttAAGTTCTGGGAGACCGAGAAGAAGCTGTAAG GGACAAGCGGATCCGGAAAAACGTACGCCTCAATGCTATTACTTAGGCAACTCTTCGACGTCGCCGGCGGCGGACCGGAAACGAACGCTTTCAATCTCGCGGCAGCCTTCACGGTCCTCAGATCCTTGGGCTCAGCGAAAACCGCGCTACAAACTCGGAGAGTTCAAGGATA GGTCACTTCATTGA
- the LOC139822390 gene encoding uncharacterized protein, whose product MACVTHAKIKFLNAYDKADVIIVKIEEILEFTKKPPEHVQDFNKECIYNCLWKDDKNPDIVKVPVQISDLAVITNAEDMEKFKNKRGVFKRISNTILDDYYAEDSEIEDDKDVHSEEDVEINNNIQKEGKAKQKAARTEKKQFGSKSEDDATDSEKETEKEKKEKKNRTNDGKKEEKMLFGDKWIKVDEDGEEIEMIYLAEGISCTVHDWTECLRSKTERLFAKNILRNMYNNTELLSRCVSTDKNCKTPNGRNLCTSISPAKDKVIDVCMRYYIKKKKNKNIRKIELDEWVKREKNPALTEVINQVKSIARKEIKKKREALANPE is encoded by the exons ATGGCTTGTGTAACAcacgcaaaaataaaatttttgaacgcTTATGACAAAGCAGATGTCATAATTgtgaaaatagaagaaattttagaatttacaAAGAAACCTCCAGAACATGtacaagattttaataaagaatgtaTTTACAATTGTCTGTGGAAGGATGACAAGAATCCAGATATTGTGAAAGTGCCTGTTCAAATTTCGGATTTAGCTG tTATAACCAATGCAGAAGAcatggaaaaatttaaaaataaaagaggtgtttttaaaagaattagtaACACTATATTAGATGATTACTATGCAGAAGACAGCGAAATCGAAGATGATAAAGATGTACATAGTGAAGAAgatgttgaaataaataacaatattcagaaagaaggaaaagcaAAACAAAAAGCT GCGAGAACGGAAAAAAAGCAATTTGGAAGCAAATCGGAAGATGATGCTACAGATTcggaaaaagaaacagaaaaagaaaaaaaagagaagaaaaatagaacaaaCGATggaaagaaggaagagaaaatgTTATTTGGCGACAAATGGATAAAAGTAGATGAAGATGGGGAAGAG atagaaatgatttatttagcCGAAGGCATTTCTTGTACTGTACACGACTGGACAGAATGTCTTCGATCAAAAACGGAAAGGTTGTTCGCCAAAAATATACTGCGAAACATGTATAACAACACTGAGTTATTAAGTCGGTGTGTTAGTACCGATAAGAATTGTAAGACTCCTAATGGACGCAATTTATGTACATCGATTAGCCCTGCAAAAGATAAAGTTATAGATG taTGCATGCggtattacattaaaaaaaagaagaataagaaCATCCGCAAAATTGAACTGGATGAATGGgttaagagagaaaaaaatcctGCCTTAACGGAGGTTATAAACCAAGTAAAAAGTATcgcaagaaaagaaattaaaaaaaaaagggaagcgTTAGCAAATCCagaatga